A region of the Bacillus sp. NP247 genome:
TATGGATTAAGTGTACCAGTTACAAGGAATTAATTACCATAAAAAAAAGACCGAAAAGAAAATTCCACTTCTCGGTCTCTCTACTATCTTCTTTTCGAAATTTTCCCTGAACCGCCAACCCTCGTTTTCGGGGGAGACGTATTCTTTGGCGGAGTTTTAATGGATGATTTCGGCTTCACATCAGATCCGCTCGATCCATCTGGCGTTTTCGTAATTTTCCCTTTGCTTCCGGTAGAAGGTGGAGGCGTCGTATTACTTCCTTTTTCAGTAATACTTCCCTTATCACCTACTGATGATTTCGGATCTACATTATCTCCTCGCTTAATGATAGATCCTTTCCCTTCCTTCGTAATTGGAGGCGGGGTTTTCTTTTCTTCTTTCGTAGGTGGTCTTTCCGGGATAACCGGTTTATGATTTTGTCTATCGTTATATCCGCGATAATCACCGTATGATGATTTCCGTGAACCGAATATATCGTTTAATATACTCCCCATAATATATCCTTGTAAGAAGGATGGTTGGTAATTTTGACGAACAAATTCTTCATTACTTATTTCAATTAGCGTATCAGATGGTTTCTCTTTATCCTTTTGAAGATTATACATTTTATCAGAATAAACGAGGAACATTTGATTTTCGTCTTCTTTAGATGCTTGCTTCGGTTTCCTTTCGGCTATAAGTTCCTTTGCGACTTCAGGAACTGACCGATTGGCGGCCCTATACACGTAAGATTCTTGTTTACCTTCTTTTGCGACAGACTCAAGCGGATAACGGTCTTGAATTGACTTCGCTTGACCACTTTGACAGCCTGATAAAGCATAACCAGCAATAACAAGTAATGTAACGATAGCAAGTATAGGGATTACGAACGATTTAATCATGGTAAACAATCGGTTTGACATGATTACGCCCCCCTTATGTTGCTCTTATAATTTGTACATCAGCAGGAATAATTGTTTCTCCCTCATACATCATTGTGCGACCATTCTGCCATTCAATACGTAATAATTTTCGGTTATCAGATTGGAATTCCCATACGTGCTGTTCTTCTGAAGCAGCGAATGGTGTTTTCCCCATGACAACAACACGTCCATTATATTGCTCTTCCATATGGTACTCTGTATCATCCATTTCAATTGTCGTCGGAATTTCATCAATTGAATCTAAACGACCATCAATCGGTGTATATAATTTGTAATACGTATTTTCACGGTCTTCAATTTTTAAATAGCGAATATCTTTCCCGTCCTGCAGGGTTAAAACAATCTCCTTACGAGAATGCATACTCGTTTTCCCAGTTAATTCGTACATTACTAACGAAACTTCGATCATATCGCCAGGAGCTAACGTTAAAAGACTTTTTTCTGGTTTCGGCGGTTCCGGGCTTTTCATTATATTTTTAATACGTTTAAATAAGCTCACAATCTACCCCTCCTTCTCTCTTTATAAACAAGCACCTAAAATAAGTGCACCAACAATATGTAATGAACCAGCTAACATCGCATGTGCTACGCTGCCTTCTTTCGTTCCTTCTTCTAAATCAAGACCTGCCATTTTTCTTAAAACAAATTCAATAAACATTTCTACAACTAATAAAATAACGAAAGAAACTGCTGAAGCAAGAAGTGCCTGCCATAAATCATTCGCTTTCGTAATCGATTGGGATAAAATATAACCTTGCGCAAATAATTTCATAACGAAACGAGTTGTTACAGCTGTATTCCCGTTTTTTATTTCTTTTAAATCATTGTATTTTGTAAAAATCGAATCAACCCACATAATTGCAAATAAAAGTACCGCACTTGCTCCAGTCCATACAAGCATGGCTAAAACATTCGTCCACGTCATTGCAAAACCTCCTCTAAAAGGTAATAGAAAACCGACATGAATTCTCTTCAGACATGTCGGCTTCTTTGTCTATTCTATATTATTTCTCATACTGCTTCATAATACGAGCTAATTCATCGTCAACAGCAGAATTTTTGTTTAAGCTTGCGAATTCATCGTCTAATGATTTTTCTTTCTTGTAAATTTCACCGCTTGCTTCTGCTTCAGCCTCTAATTGAAGAGCTTTCTCTTCCATACGGCTTAAACCAGCTTTTGCTGTATTTGAGTCAAATCCAGACATCGCCTGATTAATATTCTTTTGTGCTTTCGCTGCATTTACACGTGCTACAAGTGTTTCACGTTTGTTTTTCAGCTCTGTTAATTGCTTACGCATTTCTTCTAACTTCGCACGAAGGTTATCAGCAGCAGCTTTATTTTGCTCATAGCTCACTTTATATTCATTCATCTTTTGCTCTGCATTCTGTTTTTCTTCTAACGCACGGCGCGCAAGATCTAAGTTACTAGCTTGAACAGCCATATGAGCTTGTTCTTCACGCTTTTTCACAAGTGCTTCTTGCTCTTCAAATAATAATTTGAACTTTTTCTCAAGTGCGATTTGAGCCGCTACACTTTTCTCAGCTTCTTGTACATCCGCTTGCATATCGCGTAAATATTGATCCGTCATCTTAACCGGATCTTCAGCTTTTTCAATTAATGAATACACATTCGACATTGTTAAATCTCTTAATCGTTTAAATACAGACATCCAAATTCCTCCTATGATATACCTCATATTTCAAATTCACTACTTGGAAATTTAAAAATCTCCCTTTACAGTAAGAATATTCATTTTTATAACCTATGTGTTCATTATAACAAAACTAAGATGTCCTTACATGTTATTTCCAAAATACATCCAATATAATATGACATTCTAGATAGAATATTGTATTCCTACTATATCCTTATTATTTCTGCCTCCAAAATTAACTCATTTTTACGTACTTTCACTAAATTACATAATTGTAATGTTACTGTAAGCTAACTCGATAGTTGCATCTCCAGATTTCTTATACACTAATACCAGAAGCAACAGAATAACAAAAAAGCTTCTCATACTGTAATGACTAATACAGAAACTGTATTTACTATAAAACATATAAAAGGAGAAATCATCATGAAAAAATTAGTAGGAATCGGGTTAGCAGCAGCAATTTCATTCGGAGCATTATCAGGTTGTTCTTTATTAGGAGAAAAAGCGAACGGCTTTGTATTATACGGAACAGAAGAGCAAGTTCAGCAAATTGCAGATAAAAATAAAAAAGAAGTAAAAGAAAAAGATGTATACAAAATGAAGCTTACAACGCTAGAAGATAAAAAAGTTCTTGTAATGGATAAGAAAACTGGTGAAGAACTTGTTAAGAAAGAATTACTACAAAAAGTTGATGAAAAAGACGACACGAAATCACTTGATAAATTACCAGCTGTAACAGCAGAACAAGGCGTGTTATTCGCAAAAAATAAAATAGAGAATGCTACAATTGATGGCGCGAAATTAAAATATGAAGGTAACACAATTATCGGTAGTGGCCGTGCATATGCAGATATGTTCGCGATTGTTGATGATGCAACTTACAGCAATGTAAAAGGTGAAGAAAAATCTGTGGGTGTATTAAAATTTGATAAAGACCCTAGTAAAGAATTCCCTGGAAAAAATGGTGTAGAAGGAGCACAACTTGTAAAAATTAAGAAATAATAAAAAAGCTTTGCGAAATTCGCAAAGCTTTTTTCTATTTATGAGCAATTTGCTCCATATCTGGACTACAAGTTTGCGACTGACATGACTTATTTAAAGAGCATGCTGCACATTTGCCTTTTTTACTTCTCTTTACAAAATTAACTAACGTATATGCTGCATAACCAAAAATGATAGCTCCAATTATAATATTGACCATCACCCTAATACATCTCCTTCTAGAATCCGAGTAAGGACCCAACTTGGTATATAATGAGCGTTAATACATAAGCAACAACTAATGGATAAACTACAGAGAAAACTGTCCATTTCATCGATCCTGTTTCACGCTTAATAACAGCTACTGTCGCTAAGCACGGAACATATAATAAAACAAAGAACATAAATGCATACGCTGATAAAGCAGTATAATGTGCTCCCATTACATTTCCTAGCACATCTTCTTTAACCGCATAAATAATCGCCATTGTTGAAACGACAACTTCTTTTGCCAAAAATCCTGTTAAAAGAGATGCCCCAGCTTGCCAAGTTCCAAAGCCGAGCGGTGCGAATAGTGGAGCGATAAATCCACCAATCATCGCTAAGAAACTGTCTCCCATATCAACACCAAATCCTGATGGACCTGCATAGTTTAATAACCAAATGACAACAGAACCACCGAAGATGAATGTACCCGCTTTACGAACAAATCCTTTACCTTTCTCCCACGTGCTGAGCCATAACGTTTTCGCTTGCGGCACACGGTAAGGTGGTAGTTCAATTACAAAAATAGATTTTTCTGCTTTTAAAATAGTAAGAGACATAATTTTTGTAACAAGTAACGCAAGAACAATACCTGCAACATATAAAGAAAATACAACAGTCGCCTGACTATGAGGGAAGAACACTCCCGCAAATAATGCATATACAGGTAAACGTGCTGAACAAGACATAAATGGAGTTACTAAAACTGTAAGTAAACGTTCTTTTTCCTGTTCAATCGTTCTCGCTGCCATAATACCTGGAACGTTACACCCAAAGCCGATAATCATCGGAATGAATGCTTTTCCGTTTAAACCGAAAAACTCCATAATTCTATCCATAACAACTGCAATTCGTGCCATATATCCTGAGTCTTCCAATAATGAAATGAAGAAGAATAGTGCAAAGATTTGCGGAACGAATACTAATACCGCACCAACGCCAGCAATAATACCTTCTGTAACGAGTGCTTGAATAAAGTCAGAAGCGCCAACACTTGTGAGCCCAGCTGTAACCCAATCAGTAAGTTGTCCGCCAAAAAATCCATCAAGCATATCCGATAAAGGTGTACCAATCCACGTAAACGTAACC
Encoded here:
- a CDS encoding DUF4247 domain-containing protein, with amino-acid sequence MSNRLFTMIKSFVIPILAIVTLLVIAGYALSGCQSGQAKSIQDRYPLESVAKEGKQESYVYRAANRSVPEVAKELIAERKPKQASKEDENQMFLVYSDKMYNLQKDKEKPSDTLIEISNEEFVRQNYQPSFLQGYIMGSILNDIFGSRKSSYGDYRGYNDRQNHKPVIPERPPTKEEKKTPPPITKEGKGSIIKRGDNVDPKSSVGDKGSITEKGSNTTPPPSTGSKGKITKTPDGSSGSDVKPKSSIKTPPKNTSPPKTRVGGSGKISKRR
- a CDS encoding DUF4178 domain-containing protein, whose translation is MSLFKRIKNIMKSPEPPKPEKSLLTLAPGDMIEVSLVMYELTGKTSMHSRKEIVLTLQDGKDIRYLKIEDRENTYYKLYTPIDGRLDSIDEIPTTIEMDDTEYHMEEQYNGRVVVMGKTPFAASEEQHVWEFQSDNRKLLRIEWQNGRTMMYEGETIIPADVQIIRAT
- a CDS encoding DUF350 domain-containing protein, with translation MTWTNVLAMLVWTGASAVLLFAIMWVDSIFTKYNDLKEIKNGNTAVTTRFVMKLFAQGYILSQSITKANDLWQALLASAVSFVILLVVEMFIEFVLRKMAGLDLEEGTKEGSVAHAMLAGSLHIVGALILGACL
- a CDS encoding PspA/IM30 family protein: MSVFKRLRDLTMSNVYSLIEKAEDPVKMTDQYLRDMQADVQEAEKSVAAQIALEKKFKLLFEEQEALVKKREEQAHMAVQASNLDLARRALEEKQNAEQKMNEYKVSYEQNKAAADNLRAKLEEMRKQLTELKNKRETLVARVNAAKAQKNINQAMSGFDSNTAKAGLSRMEEKALQLEAEAEASGEIYKKEKSLDDEFASLNKNSAVDDELARIMKQYEK
- a CDS encoding lipoprotein BA_5634 family protein; translation: MKKLVGIGLAAAISFGALSGCSLLGEKANGFVLYGTEEQVQQIADKNKKEVKEKDVYKMKLTTLEDKKVLVMDKKTGEELVKKELLQKVDEKDDTKSLDKLPAVTAEQGVLFAKNKIENATIDGAKLKYEGNTIIGSGRAYADMFAIVDDATYSNVKGEEKSVGVLKFDKDPSKEFPGKNGVEGAQLVKIKK
- a CDS encoding FeoB-associated Cys-rich membrane protein, translating into MMVNIIIGAIIFGYAAYTLVNFVKRSKKGKCAACSLNKSCQSQTCSPDMEQIAHK
- the feoB gene encoding ferrous iron transport protein B, yielding MNKVALLGNPNTGKTSLFNALTGSYEYVGNWSGVTVEKKVGKLKDKQGTLIDLPGVYGLNPVSRDEGVVTNFLLTDEFHHMLNIVDSSQFERNMHLTLQLLEFGKPVSIGLNMIDVAKQRGIVINVKRLSEILGVTVVPVVARSGKGCEELLATLHEEKQKEKKPFIISYGVQMDEGIGEVIALLEKANYEHPRWLALQFLSNNEVVEKEMKALPIYKELIAIRSRLDGKLDCTLEEHIYKTREAYIEKLKTNVMKHEKEGNIPFSEKIDRLITHKILGLPIFLAVMFFIFQVTFTWIGTPLSDMLDGFFGGQLTDWVTAGLTSVGASDFIQALVTEGIIAGVGAVLVFVPQIFALFFFISLLEDSGYMARIAVVMDRIMEFFGLNGKAFIPMIIGFGCNVPGIMAARTIEQEKERLLTVLVTPFMSCSARLPVYALFAGVFFPHSQATVVFSLYVAGIVLALLVTKIMSLTILKAEKSIFVIELPPYRVPQAKTLWLSTWEKGKGFVRKAGTFIFGGSVVIWLLNYAGPSGFGVDMGDSFLAMIGGFIAPLFAPLGFGTWQAGASLLTGFLAKEVVVSTMAIIYAVKEDVLGNVMGAHYTALSAYAFMFFVLLYVPCLATVAVIKRETGSMKWTVFSVVYPLVVAYVLTLIIYQVGSLLGF